The nucleotide sequence TGAAACGGAAGGTAGATCTTTGCAATAAAGCTTGTGAGAGTCTTAATGAATTTGTTTGCCCATCTTGAACAGATTTGGTTTGTTGAAGCATCTACTCTAAGAAGTTATGATTTCAGCAGAAACATCTTGGAACATATACCTGTATTATGTGTACATATGCATACATTGTCCTCAGTACTCATCAGCCTCATGTGTGTACTTACTTTCAGGGTGTGCAGGGTGTCGGTCCATTCCATGGAACCTATCTGAGGTATAGCAGTAAGGAGTATGCTAGTAGCCTTATTTGCATTCCCTTTCAGCGTCTTTAAAACTTTATCCACTGACACCTAGAAGTACAATAAAACTGAGTGCTGTCTTTCAATTTTGATGGCACACATTTTAAATACCCAAATAAATCATTTAACTCATACATCTCTAAGTGAAAAGGTGAAGCCACAATATTTTTAGCCATTAAAAACTTCTTTCCTCTGTGGGTTTATGTCTGATTGTATTTTACACAAATAGGAGAACTAAAGCAGATACATCATTTTGCAGagagctgcaaaagaaaaaaacactagaCCAATTATGGGAGGACAAGCTCATACACAGAGCTCATGAGCTTCATACACACAGACTCCATGATTCAGACAAGAGGAGATAAAAGGTTTGCTAGTAGTGAAGCAAGTTTATGAAAATGAATGAGGTAGCAACAATTACTTTCTTTCTTCTTACTTTACGTTCTTCCTTTCACAATTGTTCATCCAGAATAACTCAGTGATACTGATCTAAGTAAGAACAGATTTAGTCCAGTATGTGATCTCTTATCAAAACCTACAGGTTCTCATCCAGATCCCTCAGGACAAgacccagaggaaaaaaagcttcacTCACTGCTTCTTCATGTTCCTTCCAGCAGTCGTAATCTGTTGCCATGGCAATACTAGCATAACTCATTCCAGCTTCTTTCGCAAGAATCACTTCAGGCACTGTGGTCATGTTGATAACATCAGCTCCCCAGCTGCGAAACATCAAGCTTTCCGCTCGAGAACTGAAACGTGGGCCTTCGATTGTGATCACTGTCCCCTTGGAATGACACTGGAGCCCAAGCTTCTTGGCAGTCTCAATAAGAACCTGCAAAAGAGGCCAATATCGGGAAAAGGAAACAATTCCCCTGGTGCACAGCTTTTGCATTCCATCAAAAAACTTATATACAAAAGGAATTAGCTTTATACAAAGCAGTCAACCTTCACAGGGCTACAGCTGTCCAAAACCAAGGATCAGTTTCAGTTTCCTCATCCAGCAAGAGAAATTAATAGTCCTACTAACAGGAATGATATCTGAGTTTGTTAGTATCAGTTGGATTATTGTTTTCAGTGCAGATCAAGAAGAttggaaaacagaagatttttgcATGATATTTAGGCTGTGCTTACCTTGAGAACAGAATGGTGAAAACGCTCCATTGAGCGCTACATTACCACATGGTGGAGTTGAGCTGGTGAGAACAGTTAATAGGAAATTTACTTTTTGAAAGTAAAACTTTACAAGCACATACTTCAAAGACTACCCTGGGAATCTGTAGAGAAATTATTACTACATTTTCCCATGTCAGTGACTGAGCTGTGCACTTTACATATACCATGTACTTCACATTAGTCTTTACAGTTCCAACTAGGACCTTGTATATGGCAGCATCATCATGACTTTCTCTCTTGGTAAATGGCCTGGGTAACACCAGTTGATACAGTAGGAATAAGAGTGTACCAGCATGTGTAAATGGGACTAGGACACCCATAACTGTCCTGAGTAGGAAGGGGAAAGTAACTATGATGACATCTGTTTAAAATGACCatcaacagaaaagaaacacttgaaaATAAGTATAAAAGCACCATGAAAATTTGTGACAGGACAGGAAAGACCTTCACAACACAGCAGCAGTGAAAACCTAGTCTGACACCACTAGAAGCTGACTTGTCAGCATCATGACCTTCACACAGGCCAGGTGGAGCAAAACCCTGTGCAAAGCCTGCACTCCAGCTGGTTGGTCAACCTGTCATACACGGGTGCTACAAGCAGCAATACCTCGAGTGTACGGTGTGACCTTGTGAGGTGTCTCCTCGCTGGAACGTGGATCAGTGGATTGTGTGGAGCAGCACAAGTACACATAAAGGCCGAGTACCCACATCTCCCACTGCAGATGCATGTGAACAGGTAAACCTGCACTCCTGAAGAGGGTGGGTATGCATGTAACCCACATGTGCTGGGGAAGGGTATTTGTGCATGCAACTGCGTGAATATGCGTGTAGGGGTAAAGCAGAGCTTCTGGGGATTAGCCACAGAATGACACTTAGAAATTTGTAGGTGTTTATTAACATGCTGTAAGTTAATCTAATATTAATTACACCTAATATTGTGGTTTATTGCTGATATTAATTCTGAATATATGATTCACTGATAGCCAGTTAATTAGACATTGCTAATATATCAATAGACAAGTTCAGTCGTGGTTTGACTTAAACCACAGTTGAGCAGTATTTCCCCGAAACTTTTTACAAAGTTCCAACTTCACTCCCTATAAGATATTGCAGTGAGCCCCAGTTTTGGAAAACAGTAATAACCAAGGCACcctacattattaaaaaatttgCAGTTGGAGAAAAGATAAACTCCTTTCAGATTCTCATTTAATTTACAGTGCATAAACCAAGTAAACCAGagtattttcttgtatttgcaCAAACACAATTTAATATAaagttttcagatgttttcatgcAAAATTCCTTAAATAGTCTATTACATTAATAGTTTTGGGTTTATTATTATTGCATTTATCTACGAAATTCCCCTGAATTAGGATAAACTGGGCTGAAACGATCCAAACAATTTTCAGGGATAGTTCCAGGAAAAAAGTTTAAGTCACTTTTATCTGGTATTTTCAAATGAAGTGAAAGTATCCCTTTTCAGCCTCACTAAGACCTCAAAACCACATGTTCTTTAAAACATCTGTTAGGCTGATTAGAACCCATAGGCTAATGAGATAATGATCACATGTGAGACTGGGAAGTACCt is from Harpia harpyja isolate bHarHar1 chromosome Z, bHarHar1 primary haplotype, whole genome shotgun sequence and encodes:
- the MTAP gene encoding S-methyl-5'-thioadenosine phosphorylase isoform X2, translating into MLILLMARHGRHHTIMPSNVNYRANIWALKEENCSHVLVTTACGSLREEIQPGDLVIIDQFIDRTTKRHCTLYDGQHSSLPGVCHIPMAEPFCTKTREVLIETAKKLGLQCHSKGTVITIEGPRFSSRAESLMFRSWGADVINMTTVPEVILAKEAGMSYASIAMATDYDCWKEHEEAVSVDKVLKTLKGNANKATSILLTAIPQIGSMEWTDTLHTLKTTVQCSVLLPKQ